The following nucleotide sequence is from Zea mays cultivar B73 chromosome 1, Zm-B73-REFERENCE-NAM-5.0, whole genome shotgun sequence.
TCGGATATCGCCCGCCCGAACGGGTGGCTGCGGCGCATGCAATCGCCTTATCCCCCCGGCCCGCCGCCCCGCGGCCACAAGCGCAAGCAGTGAACACGGCGCCTCCTCGCTCGCGCGGCCACGCCCCCGTCGTCGTCTTCTCCCGGCAGGTACTACAGCGCATAAATACGCAGCACCGCCGCCCGGCTCGGTTCCCGTCTGGCCACCCATCCGATCCCACCCGGCAGCGGCGCTGCGCAATGGCCACCCACGCAGCTCTCGCCGCCTCCCGCATCCCCGCCGGCGCCCGGCTGCACAgcagggcgccggcgtcgtccagGCACGGCGTGCAGAGGCTGGACTTCGCCGACTTCTCCGGGCTCAGGCCGGGGTCGTGCTCCGTGAGCGCTGCCGCGCGGGAGGCGTCCTTCTCCGACGTCCTTGGCGCGCAGCTCGTCGCCAAGGTACGTATGCGTTTCATGCACGCGTGCGTTGCTGCTGCAGCTTAAGGAATAATATATAGCAGTATCGTCTGCTCACGGCAAAAGACGTTAATTGGCACTCAACAAAATACACCAGATGGCAAGGGAAAGTTAAGTACTGGTGCTAGATTCATGAATCACCGTGGATATGATAGCCTTCAAAGACTATAGACATACTAACTGTTCTTCAATTAACCAGTTGCTAGTGTTAAAACAACGAAACAACAGTTGGACGACAACAAATGCGTACTCGTATATTTTTCACACTGCAGTTGTTATGCAGTTAAGCTCGAATAGTATGCATGCTTAATTCCCTGCTTGCTGGTGACCCCTGTGACAGGCCACCGGGGAGAACGCCGTGAGGGCGCCCgcagaggcgaagctgaaggtggCGATCAACGGCTTCGGCCGCATCGGCCGGAACTTCCTCCGGTGCTGGCACGGCCGCGAGGACTCGCCGATCGACGTCGTCGTCGTGAACGACAGCGGAGGCGTCAGGAACGTACGTGAAGATCGGGCGCCAACTGAATCCGCACTCTTTCTTAATTATTCAGACGCTTTGCCACGAATTCTGACAGACTCGTATGCATGATTCCATTCCAGGCGTCCCACCTCCTCAAGTACGACTCGATGCTCGGCACCTTCAAGGCCGACGTCAAGATCGTGGACGACACGACCATCAGCGTCGACGGCAAGCCCATCACGGTCGTCTCCAGCAGGGACCCGCTCAAGCTCCCATGGGGTGAGCTCGGCATTGACATCGTCATCGAGGTACAAGAGAAATTGAACACGTACAGTACAGCAGGATCCCGCCTCCCGCCCCGGTGCAGAATACGACTGACATCGCTGAAATGTGTCGTATCGTACTCGTACGTGTAGGGCACCGGAGTCTTCGTCGACGGCCCCGGCGCCGGCAAGCACATCCAGGCCGGCGCGAAGAAGGTGATCATCACGGCTCCCGCCAAGGGCGCCGACATCCCGACCTATGTCGTCGGCGTCAACGAGGGCGACTACGACCACAGCGTCGCCGACATCATCAGCAACGCGTCCTGCACGACCAACTGCCTCGCGCCATTCGTCAAGATCTTGGACGAGGAGTTCGGTGAGACGGAGGAGCCTGCTGGTCACCACAGTCTGCTACTGCACATGCGCATGCGCAGCTGACTGTTTTTTTTTTATACAATATTGCAGGAATCGTGAAGGGGACCATGACGACGACGCACTCGTACACCGGCGACCAGAGGCTGCTGGACGCGTCCCACCGCGACCTCCGGcgggcccgcgcggcggcgctgaACATCGTGCCGACGAGCACGGGCGCCGCCAAGGCCGTGGCGCTGGTGCTGCCGCAGCTCAAGGGGAAGCTGAACGGCATCGCGCTGCGGGTGCCGACCCCGAACGTGTCCGTGGTGGACCTGGTGATCAACACCGTGAAGACTGGCATCACGGCCGACGACGTGAACGCGGCGTTCCGCAAGGCCGCCGCCGGCCCGCTGCAGGGCATCCTGGAGGTCTGCGACGTGCCGCTCGTGTCCGTCGACTTCAGGTGCTCCGACGTGTCCTGCACCATCGACGCGTCGCTCAGCATGGTCATGGGCGACGACATGGTCAAGGTCGTCGCCTGGTACGACAACGAGTGGGGGTACAGGTAAGAAGCCATCGATCATTGCCCGCCGCCATAGGAGCTAGTGCGTCTAGCTTGGATGGAACATATATTATTATTGTTGCTGACCCCGGGCTTGTTGCGTGCAGCCAACGCGTGGTTGATCTGGCGCACCTGGTGGCGGCCAAgtggcccggcgcggcggcggccggCAGCGGCGACCCTCTGGAGGACTTCTGCAAGGACAACCCCGAGACCGACGAGTGCAAGGTGTACGAAGCATGAGGCCAGGGTTCTTTCCACGACGAAACGTACAGCACGGGCGCGAGGGTTCTTTCCATAGAGAATAATATACAGATTATTCGACGAAAGAGAcgtatgttatatatatatatgagttgTATGCAGTCACCGAACTGGCGGTACAGGCTTCCGCTTTCCATTTCCTGTTGGGAGTCGTGTAGTGTAATCCTGGGGTGTGTATTTGTTTCATCAACCATGCCTGCCGATTTGAATCTCGTTTCACCAGCATGGCAGCATTATCTGATTTGGGTATACAAGTATAAACCGCAACGAGCGATCTTGTAAAAAGAGAAACGGAGTTGCAGGGGGTTAAGGGTTTCTCTCCAAGATAGATACCTTGGATAGAAAATTTCATCTCAGAAGAAGACAGTGTGGCTGTAAACGTTAAATGACAAAATATGTCATGGTTTTTAAACGAAGGAAGGCTTTAGGCAAGAAGGTATGCTTTCGCTCCTCCTTTTTTAATATGATAGGAGATATGTTGGCTATAGAAATTAAAAGGGCAAATATGGAAGGACAAGCCGCTGGGTAGTGCGTGCCCCACTTAATAGATGGAGGCTTATCTATCCTTCGATATACGGATGACACAATTCTATTATTAGAACACAATATGAAAAAGGCTCGTAATATGAAATTATTACTTTTAGTATTTGAACAAATCTTAGGACTAGAAAG
It contains:
- the LOC542290 gene encoding glyceraldehyde phosphate dehydrogenase B1, giving the protein MATHAALAASRIPAGARLHSRAPASSRHGVQRLDFADFSGLRPGSCSVSAAAREASFSDVLGAQLVAKATGENAVRAPAEAKLKVAINGFGRIGRNFLRCWHGREDSPIDVVVVNDSGGVRNASHLLKYDSMLGTFKADVKIVDDTTISVDGKPITVVSSRDPLKLPWGELGIDIVIEGTGVFVDGPGAGKHIQAGAKKVIITAPAKGADIPTYVVGVNEGDYDHSVADIISNASCTTNCLAPFVKILDEEFGIVKGTMTTTHSYTGDQRLLDASHRDLRRARAAALNIVPTSTGAAKAVALVLPQLKGKLNGIALRVPTPNVSVVDLVINTVKTGITADDVNAAFRKAAAGPLQGILEVCDVPLVSVDFRCSDVSCTIDASLSMVMGDDMVKVVAWYDNEWGYSQRVVDLAHLVAAKWPGAAAAGSGDPLEDFCKDNPETDECKVYEA